From Gloeocapsopsis sp. IPPAS B-1203, one genomic window encodes:
- a CDS encoding iron-siderophore ABC transporter substrate-binding protein: MMKFLRRLTYWICLGIVAFALVTGCHTSNRTATPASSAQNCRVVQHTAGETCVPLNPQRIVALDILSLSNIVALGIKPIAAATWSSIEGKIDFPPHLANNIKGISLHSYATAQPNLEKILQLKPDLIILPSDPSSQSIYQQLSHIAPTVLVPWAEISRDWKQHLIETAKIFDKTDVATQLLDSYDQRVEEVKQSLGVLHTSLQKQAFYASFAYVSDRLTLAAKNSFSGTILNDLGLLSPKSSDGLALPISEESLPKIDSDVLFIGVYQESDRSTLKRLQRKPLWSKIKAVQQNQVYTVDFQTWYGFDFLSAHAVLDDIEKYLVNAP; the protein is encoded by the coding sequence ATGATGAAGTTTCTCCGCCGCCTTACCTATTGGATATGTCTAGGAATTGTGGCATTTGCACTTGTTACTGGCTGCCATACCAGCAATCGAACCGCCACTCCAGCATCTTCAGCACAAAATTGCCGAGTTGTACAACATACTGCGGGTGAAACCTGCGTTCCACTCAATCCGCAACGAATTGTGGCTTTAGATATTCTGAGTCTGAGTAACATTGTTGCTTTGGGAATCAAACCAATCGCAGCAGCAACATGGTCTTCTATAGAGGGCAAAATAGACTTTCCTCCGCATTTGGCAAATAATATCAAAGGAATTTCTTTACACAGCTATGCTACTGCCCAACCTAATTTAGAGAAGATTCTGCAACTTAAGCCTGACTTAATTATTCTTCCTTCAGATCCGTCATCACAAAGCATATATCAACAATTGTCACATATTGCTCCTACCGTGTTAGTTCCCTGGGCAGAAATTTCACGCGATTGGAAACAACACCTAATAGAAACCGCAAAGATTTTTGATAAGACGGATGTCGCCACTCAACTTTTAGATAGCTATGACCAAAGAGTGGAAGAAGTAAAGCAAAGCTTAGGCGTTTTACACACCAGTTTACAGAAGCAAGCGTTTTATGCATCATTTGCTTATGTTAGCGATCGATTAACTCTTGCTGCTAAAAACTCCTTTTCCGGCACAATTTTGAATGATCTTGGTTTACTATCTCCTAAATCATCTGATGGTCTTGCCTTACCAATTTCTGAAGAAAGCTTGCCCAAAATCGATAGCGATGTTCTTTTTATTGGAGTTTATCAAGAAAGCGATCGCTCAACTCTAAAACGCCTTCAGCGCAAACCCCTCTGGTCTAAAATCAAGGCTGTTCAGCAAAACCAAGTTTATACTGTCGATTTCCAAACCTGGTATGGCTTTGATTTTCTTTCGGCTCATGCGGTACTCGATGATATTGAGAAGTACTTAGTCAATGCACCGTAA
- a CDS encoding TonB-dependent siderophore receptor, with translation MQKFRVAFGRLNWQLWIVALVLIAPSPVRADTQTPQLSEIKLPANSTQLLVQTPTIPANIVLISGVRANPTDTGVEVILETTQGEQLQVINRSSGNNYIADIPNAQLRLPNNDAFAFRSENSTAGITEITVTNFDANTVRIAVIGEAALPTVELFDSNEGLIFGIVTATSSAQQPVTPSTEDDELIEILVTGEQDGYKVPNASVGTRTDTPLRDIPQSIQVVPQEVLQEQRATRLGDALRNVTGVNPTRGSGDRADSFTIRGFEIFSGNVLNNGLLDRTTTETRDLYNVARVEVLKGPASVLYGSGNPGGTVNIVTKQPLAIPFYEIEATVGSYSLYRGSLDFSGPLNDAKTVLYRLNLAYQNSGSYIDFVGNRSFFIAPAIKMTLGENTNLTFEGEYSNKIIDSRTVVVLPAVGTVLPGPGGRRIPRNRTVYEPEGDTIIETTRLGYRLEHRFSDTWSLRNDFRVTFEHNADNNQAFFLGLDSDNQTANRITYGSEGDSRIYNLTTDISGRFSTGFIEHQLLFGVNLSRFDNFNNFGIDLAELAPLDIYNPVYSQPIVGRIDTVYEDGSRLTDALGIYIQDQIKFTENFKLLLGGRFDLFTQTNQNFLDDTTDIQSGDAFTPRVGIVYQPIPAISLYASYSQSFNPIEGRSANGSLFQPERGTQYEVGVKADLNERLATTLSLYSLTRSNLLTTDPNDSRFSIQTGEQRSQGIEFDITGEISPGWNILAGYAYTDAKIIADNNFPSGNRLTNAPEHSFNLWTTYEIQSGDLRGLGFGLGLFYIGDRAGDLENSFDVPSYLRTDATIFYRRDRLRVALNVKNLFDTDYFVYVTNRDFVLRGDPLTISGTISWEF, from the coding sequence ATGCAAAAATTTCGAGTGGCTTTTGGGCGGTTAAATTGGCAATTATGGATTGTAGCTTTGGTGTTGATTGCACCTTCTCCAGTGCGGGCGGATACACAGACACCTCAACTAAGCGAAATCAAACTTCCCGCCAATAGCACTCAACTACTGGTACAAACACCAACCATCCCTGCAAATATTGTCCTGATTTCGGGAGTAAGAGCGAATCCTACTGATACTGGTGTAGAAGTTATTTTAGAGACGACTCAAGGAGAACAACTGCAAGTCATAAATCGCAGTAGTGGTAATAACTACATTGCGGATATCCCAAATGCACAACTGCGTTTACCTAATAACGATGCTTTTGCATTTCGTTCCGAAAACTCAACTGCGGGTATTACTGAAATAACAGTTACGAATTTTGATGCAAACACAGTGCGAATCGCAGTTATAGGCGAAGCAGCGTTACCAACGGTTGAGTTATTTGACAGTAACGAGGGTTTAATTTTTGGGATTGTAACAGCTACGTCTTCTGCACAGCAACCAGTAACACCGTCTACTGAAGATGATGAACTAATCGAAATTTTGGTGACAGGAGAACAAGATGGGTACAAAGTACCAAATGCTTCTGTAGGAACTAGAACCGACACACCACTGCGTGATATTCCGCAATCGATTCAGGTTGTTCCGCAAGAAGTCCTGCAAGAGCAACGAGCCACACGCTTAGGTGATGCCTTGAGAAATGTTACTGGTGTGAATCCCACCAGAGGATCTGGTGATAGAGCTGATTCTTTTACAATTCGTGGCTTCGAGATTTTTAGTGGTAACGTCCTCAATAACGGGCTACTAGATCGCACAACGACTGAAACTAGAGATTTATACAATGTTGCAAGAGTAGAAGTTCTCAAAGGACCAGCCTCTGTGCTTTATGGTTCAGGTAACCCAGGCGGTACAGTCAATATTGTCACCAAGCAGCCCCTTGCGATTCCTTTTTATGAAATAGAAGCCACAGTTGGGAGTTATTCATTATATCGAGGTAGTCTTGACTTTTCTGGCCCATTGAACGATGCCAAAACAGTACTATATCGTCTGAATCTGGCGTATCAAAATTCTGGTAGTTACATTGATTTTGTTGGTAATAGATCATTCTTTATTGCACCTGCAATTAAGATGACACTCGGCGAAAATACAAATTTAACTTTTGAGGGAGAATATTCTAATAAAATCATTGATTCTCGGACAGTTGTTGTCCTACCGGCAGTTGGTACAGTGTTACCTGGTCCAGGTGGTCGTCGGATTCCTCGTAATCGCACAGTCTATGAACCAGAAGGTGATACTATAATTGAAACCACAAGGCTAGGATATCGATTAGAGCATCGATTTAGCGATACATGGTCATTGCGAAATGATTTTCGCGTCACCTTTGAGCATAATGCTGATAACAATCAAGCATTTTTTCTTGGTCTTGACTCTGATAATCAAACTGCCAATCGTATTACTTATGGTTCAGAGGGCGATTCTCGTATTTATAACCTGACAACAGATATATCTGGACGCTTTTCTACTGGCTTCATTGAACATCAGTTATTGTTCGGTGTAAATTTGAGCCGATTTGATAACTTTAACAATTTCGGAATCGATCTGGCGGAGCTAGCTCCACTTGATATCTACAATCCTGTTTATAGTCAGCCAATTGTTGGCCGGATTGATACCGTATACGAGGATGGTTCTCGTTTAACAGACGCACTAGGCATTTATATTCAAGATCAGATTAAATTTACTGAGAACTTCAAGCTTTTGCTAGGTGGTCGGTTTGATTTATTCACACAAACAAATCAAAATTTTTTAGACGATACGACTGATATTCAATCGGGTGATGCATTCACACCTCGTGTAGGAATTGTCTATCAACCGATTCCTGCCATTTCGCTGTACGCCAGTTATAGTCAGTCTTTTAACCCTATAGAGGGTAGGTCTGCTAATGGTAGTCTATTTCAACCAGAACGGGGTACTCAGTATGAAGTTGGTGTCAAAGCCGATTTAAATGAGCGACTAGCAACAACCCTGTCCCTTTACAGCTTGACACGTTCCAACCTGTTGACCACAGACCCTAATGATTCCCGCTTTTCTATTCAAACCGGTGAACAACGTAGTCAGGGAATTGAATTTGATATTACTGGAGAAATCTCACCAGGCTGGAATATCTTGGCAGGGTATGCTTACACGGATGCCAAAATTATTGCAGATAATAATTTTCCATCTGGTAATCGTTTGACTAATGCTCCCGAACATAGCTTTAATCTGTGGACAACTTACGAAATCCAATCAGGGGATCTCAGAGGGTTGGGATTTGGCTTAGGGCTATTTTATATTGGCGATCGCGCTGGAGATTTAGAAAATTCCTTTGACGTGCCTAGTTATTTACGTACTGATGCAACCATTTTTTACCGCCGAGATCGGCTCAGAGTCGCATTGAATGTGAAAAATTTGTTTGATACAGACTATTTTGTCTATGTTACTAATAGAGATTTCGTACTCAGAGGCGATCCATTAACCATATCAGGTACCATTTCTTGGGAATTTTAA
- a CDS encoding AraC family transcriptional regulator, with product MKILPAEEYWQVREESIKTNGKWLLNHDGFDEIWQCDNQFSNDQVYLLELRPGLDMSIGKHLQHTDLNYVSPHYEIPYPITSKFHLSGNYRTITPGIKEICDEYIERIGNHYLFYLPDLYEIHQVLAEEDFLIVSIYIEIDVFKTFSQGFESLPTPLQALINKKSPPRFHYPVGEITPAMFRVLQQILNPPFQGMMKRMYLESRVLELLALQLNQFLHHERAIKAVTNLRAIDIEKAYHARDILIRRAENPPSLMKLAELVGVGDRKLRYCFREVFGTTVFGYLHDYRMEQAKVMLGGTKMQVAEVANAVGYSHLGYFAKAFKAKFGISPKEFQFGKKPLR from the coding sequence ATGAAGATCTTACCAGCAGAAGAATATTGGCAAGTGCGTGAAGAAAGTATCAAAACCAATGGTAAGTGGCTCTTAAACCATGATGGATTTGATGAAATTTGGCAATGTGACAATCAATTTTCTAATGATCAAGTTTATTTGCTTGAACTTCGTCCTGGTTTAGATATGTCAATAGGAAAACATCTACAGCATACTGATTTAAATTATGTAAGTCCTCATTACGAGATACCCTATCCAATAACATCTAAATTTCATCTTTCAGGAAATTATCGAACAATTACTCCAGGAATTAAAGAAATTTGTGATGAGTATATTGAACGAATAGGAAACCATTACTTATTTTATTTACCCGATTTATATGAAATTCATCAAGTTTTAGCTGAAGAAGATTTCCTTATTGTATCTATTTATATTGAGATTGATGTATTCAAAACTTTCAGCCAAGGTTTTGAATCGTTACCAACTCCTTTACAAGCATTAATTAATAAAAAATCGCCACCCAGGTTTCATTATCCTGTAGGAGAAATCACGCCAGCAATGTTTAGGGTGTTGCAGCAAATTCTTAATCCGCCTTTTCAGGGAATGATGAAGCGGATGTATTTAGAAAGTAGAGTTTTGGAGTTGTTAGCGCTGCAACTAAATCAGTTTCTGCATCACGAACGAGCCATTAAAGCAGTTACAAACTTAAGAGCGATAGATATTGAAAAAGCTTATCATGCCAGAGATATTTTAATTCGTCGTGCCGAAAATCCACCATCGCTGATGAAGTTAGCAGAATTAGTTGGTGTGGGCGATCGCAAACTGCGTTACTGTTTTCGCGAAGTCTTTGGAACTACCGTATTCGGCTACTTACACGATTATCGCATGGAACAAGCAAAAGTGATGTTAGGTGGAACCAAGATGCAAGTTGCAGAAGTCGCGAATGCAGTTGGATATTCACACCTCGGTTATTTTGCGAAAGCTTTTAAAGCAAAATTTGGGATTTCGCCGAAAGAATTTCAATTTGGGAAAAAGCCGCTCAGGTAA
- a CDS encoding DMT family transporter has product MSNLTGEFAALSAAFLWALASVIYSRVGQSIHPLELNLFKGAIAVVLLLFTILISGDVLPALAFNNYFLLILSGMLGIGLGDSAFLTALKYLGARRTLLMETLAPPMTAVLALLFLQEQLSLAAWCGIITTILGVAWVLSERVPSTSTHHSTHLLRGIGFGILAAIALSTGAILSRAVFTTTTSISSLWAALLRLSGGLLILIPWVGIKRRSQVKLPSLQITAAIFLASFAGTYLGIWLQQTAIKFTAAGIALTLTNTSPLFVLPIAAAMGEHISLRAIAGVGVAIAGIAILFYLQ; this is encoded by the coding sequence ATGTCTAACTTAACGGGTGAATTTGCTGCTTTATCTGCTGCTTTTTTGTGGGCGCTGGCTTCAGTTATTTATAGTCGTGTTGGACAATCTATTCATCCACTCGAACTCAACTTATTTAAAGGCGCGATCGCAGTTGTTCTCCTTCTTTTCACAATTCTCATTAGTGGCGACGTACTTCCAGCACTGGCGTTTAATAATTATTTCCTCTTAATCCTTAGTGGAATGTTAGGCATTGGCTTAGGTGATTCTGCATTCCTCACGGCGCTAAAATACCTTGGCGCACGCCGTACTCTACTCATGGAAACTTTAGCACCACCCATGACCGCAGTTTTGGCATTGCTCTTTCTTCAAGAACAATTGAGTTTAGCTGCATGGTGTGGTATTATAACTACTATTCTAGGAGTGGCGTGGGTATTAAGCGAAAGAGTACCTAGCACTAGCACACATCACTCAACACATTTATTACGTGGTATCGGTTTTGGAATTTTAGCAGCGATCGCCCTCTCTACAGGTGCAATACTTTCCCGTGCTGTCTTTACAACAACAACATCTATTAGTTCCTTGTGGGCTGCACTGCTGCGCTTGAGTGGTGGCTTACTCATTTTAATACCGTGGGTGGGCATAAAACGACGTTCTCAGGTGAAACTTCCCTCACTCCAAATTACAGCCGCAATTTTCTTGGCGTCTTTTGCTGGTACTTATCTAGGAATTTGGCTACAACAAACCGCTATTAAATTTACCGCAGCCGGAATTGCTTTAACACTGACAAATACTAGCCCTTTATTTGTATTACCAATAGCCGCAGCAATGGGAGAACACATTAGCCTAAGAGCGATCGCTGGTGTTGGAGTTGCGATCGCCGGAATCGCCATTTTATTTTATTTGCAATAA
- a CDS encoding type II toxin-antitoxin system RelE/ParE family toxin yields MGKNQKRNDKKYYMIYKVEFSKGALKQFNKLPLEFQERIQTKIDELANNTRPSGVGKLKGGDNRYRIKVGNYRILYEIYDSILLIIAIRIGHRREVYREEKLKLMHYLSGFFPN; encoded by the coding sequence TTGGGAAAAAATCAAAAAAGAAATGACAAGAAATATTACATGATTTACAAAGTTGAATTTTCAAAGGGTGCGTTGAAACAGTTTAATAAACTTCCCCTTGAATTTCAAGAACGTATACAAACTAAAATTGATGAACTTGCCAATAATACACGTCCAAGTGGTGTTGGCAAACTAAAAGGTGGTGACAATCGTTATCGGATTAAAGTAGGTAATTATCGAATTTTGTATGAGATTTATGATAGTATTTTATTGATAATTGCGATCAGAATAGGTCATCGTAGGGAAGTATACCGCGAAGAGAAGTTAAAATTGATGCATTACCTGAGCGGCTTTTTCCCAAATTGA
- a CDS encoding endonuclease NucS domain-containing protein: MPYLKAKKLTANLKRFDKESNKANRKLIYIGGEVRFQSEIDLENYIESIFQKIFSDLVLIRRQYTIKAQRCDLLCCNKLSKQPVIIELKNEEDRNIVSQLTRYRKVVLLNKPFAEQIDYSLPVKLVAIAPTFHEDSYCDKESSKFENDFYFWEFSIEVHNNLGQFKLREQTYNIPYPIYGLPNSIPNSELRNHLPAFTSNFLGKLPRNYHDSFIALRTLLISQPKIKEMVSSSYNKLLYGTGEGESYKKLAEITNTSKGVFLFLWLPACVRTNIKIPVARFGFILLEGNSPLSRDSLIEWVVYTKSNFVLRDEINDDTRLSFNRHGMLKYCEPNLYLPQASDFSKNTFRLLVYLLKGIKPPIDEATLEWWKSYKTQNHNTLGWYIDLAIKTWNYRVK, encoded by the coding sequence ATGCCTTACTTAAAAGCAAAAAAATTAACAGCTAACCTTAAAAGATTTGATAAAGAATCAAATAAAGCTAATCGTAAACTAATATATATTGGTGGAGAAGTTCGCTTTCAATCAGAGATAGATTTAGAGAATTACATAGAATCTATTTTTCAAAAAATATTTTCAGATTTAGTTTTAATTAGACGTCAATATACTATTAAAGCACAGCGATGCGATCTATTATGTTGTAATAAATTAAGTAAGCAACCAGTTATAATTGAACTAAAAAATGAAGAGGACAGAAATATAGTCTCTCAGCTAACTCGGTATCGTAAAGTAGTTTTGCTAAATAAACCTTTCGCAGAGCAAATAGATTATTCGTTGCCAGTAAAATTGGTAGCGATCGCACCTACCTTCCATGAGGATAGCTATTGTGACAAAGAATCCTCTAAGTTTGAGAACGATTTTTATTTTTGGGAATTTAGCATTGAAGTTCATAATAATTTAGGTCAATTTAAACTGCGCGAGCAAACTTATAATATTCCTTATCCTATATACGGTTTACCAAATAGCATACCTAACTCAGAGTTACGCAATCATTTACCAGCTTTTACTTCTAATTTTTTAGGTAAACTGCCTAGAAACTATCATGATAGTTTTATAGCTTTACGAACGCTACTTATATCTCAACCTAAAATTAAGGAAATGGTTAGTAGTAGCTATAATAAATTACTATATGGTACTGGAGAAGGAGAAAGTTATAAAAAATTAGCAGAAATAACTAACACAAGCAAAGGAGTATTTTTATTTCTTTGGTTGCCTGCATGTGTTAGAACAAATATAAAAATACCAGTAGCAAGGTTTGGTTTTATTTTATTGGAAGGAAACAGTCCTTTGTCTCGAGATTCTCTGATTGAATGGGTAGTATATACAAAGAGTAACTTTGTTCTGAGAGATGAAATAAATGACGATACCAGATTGTCTTTTAATAGACATGGTATGTTGAAATACTGCGAACCTAATTTATATCTTCCACAAGCATCTGATTTTTCAAAAAATACATTCCGGCTACTTGTATATCTTTTGAAAGGAATTAAACCACCAATTGATGAGGCTACTTTAGAATGGTGGAAATCATACAAAACGCAAAATCACAATACTTTGGGATGGTATATAGACTTAGCTATTAAAACTTGGAACTATAGAGTCAAGTAA